A window of the Parabacteroides merdae ATCC 43184 genome harbors these coding sequences:
- a CDS encoding IS66-like element ISBf10 family transposase, with product MPTDKELLIKDLMHKCDCLYRENSRLKEMVSTQPLKAADKEVYEALLSDKDAIIAQKEAKINSLEQRVSYLERQLYGKKAEKFIKPDAQDRWLDFEGFDMLPQEAEAAEEAEKELKATREAIIARKKAGKQHPARKSLPENLEREVVHIYPEGYNPEEWTLLPGEEVTEILMHEPEKFYIRRIVRHTAKRKGTNEFKTGPLPVMPIAKSYASASLLADMMIGKYVDHIPFHRQLEQFKRVGVHLPASTVNDWFKDVADLLRPLYFRLWELVMQTDYIQSDETTIPVMNDERHKTVKGYIWLVRSVMTGRQFFYYDKGSRSGKVVLKLFGKFRGAIQTDGYERYEMLDAKKGIILLGCWAHARRHFWEARKNDMQRADYALAQIQLLYDVERKADDERLTYEQRAELRARLAYPILVRFEKWLVNEYPKVMKDSPIGKAIKYTYGRFDKLSRYHLDGRYRPDNNEIENKVRPVACGRRNYLFCGNNDAAEDAAVLYSFFGCCKAAGADFRTWLIYFLEHIHDYDDDYSMDLAELLPDNLLSKGKILSVTSPESPKKDS from the coding sequence ATGCCAACCGATAAGGAATTACTGATAAAGGATCTCATGCACAAATGCGACTGTCTGTATAGAGAAAACAGCCGGTTGAAGGAGATGGTGTCCACGCAGCCCCTTAAAGCTGCGGACAAAGAGGTGTATGAGGCTTTATTGTCTGACAAGGATGCCATAATCGCCCAAAAGGAAGCAAAAATCAACAGTCTGGAGCAACGTGTATCCTATCTTGAACGGCAGTTGTACGGTAAGAAGGCGGAAAAGTTCATAAAGCCTGACGCCCAGGACCGCTGGCTGGATTTTGAAGGCTTTGACATGCTTCCCCAGGAGGCTGAAGCCGCAGAAGAAGCAGAAAAGGAGTTGAAGGCTACCAGAGAAGCGATCATCGCCCGTAAAAAAGCGGGGAAGCAGCATCCTGCGAGAAAATCCCTTCCGGAGAATCTTGAGCGTGAGGTGGTCCATATATATCCCGAAGGGTATAATCCGGAAGAGTGGACGCTCCTTCCCGGAGAGGAAGTGACCGAGATCCTTATGCACGAGCCCGAGAAGTTCTATATCCGCAGGATAGTGCGCCATACAGCCAAACGGAAGGGTACAAACGAGTTCAAGACCGGCCCGCTTCCCGTCATGCCAATAGCAAAGAGCTATGCCTCTGCCTCATTGCTGGCAGACATGATGATAGGGAAATATGTGGATCACATACCGTTCCACAGGCAACTGGAACAGTTCAAACGTGTGGGGGTACATCTCCCCGCGTCAACGGTCAACGACTGGTTCAAGGATGTGGCGGATTTGCTAAGGCCCCTTTACTTCCGATTATGGGAGCTGGTGATGCAGACTGACTACATACAGTCGGATGAAACGACAATCCCCGTGATGAATGACGAGAGACACAAGACGGTCAAAGGTTATATCTGGCTTGTGCGCAGTGTCATGACCGGACGTCAGTTCTTTTACTATGACAAGGGTTCCCGAAGTGGAAAGGTGGTGCTGAAACTCTTCGGCAAGTTCCGGGGAGCCATACAGACGGACGGATACGAAAGGTACGAGATGCTGGACGCCAAGAAAGGTATTATCCTTCTTGGCTGTTGGGCCCATGCACGCAGACATTTTTGGGAGGCAAGAAAGAATGACATGCAGCGTGCCGACTATGCGCTCGCACAGATACAGTTGCTTTATGACGTGGAGCGTAAGGCTGACGATGAACGCCTGACTTACGAACAGAGGGCTGAACTTAGGGCACGTCTTGCATATCCCATACTTGTGCGCTTCGAGAAATGGCTGGTCAATGAATATCCCAAAGTAATGAAAGACAGTCCGATCGGAAAAGCCATAAAATATACATACGGAAGGTTCGACAAACTCTCCAGGTACCATCTGGACGGTCGTTACAGACCGGATAATAACGAGATAGAAAATAAAGTGCGGCCTGTCGCGTGCGGCAGACGTAATTACCTGTTCTGTGGCAATAATGATGCCGCTGAAGATGCGGCGGTGCTCTACTCGTTCTTCGGCTGCTGCAAGGCTGCCGGGGCTGACTTCCGCACGTGGCTGATCTACTTCCTTGAACATATACATGATTATGACGATGACTACTCGATGGATCTGGCCGAATTGTTACCTGACAATCTGTTATCCAAGGGCAAGATATTATCCGTTACGTCACCGGAATCTCCCAAGAAAGACTCCTGA
- the tnpB gene encoding IS66 family insertion sequence element accessory protein TnpB (TnpB, as the term is used for proteins encoded by IS66 family insertion elements, is considered an accessory protein, since TnpC, encoded by a neighboring gene, is a DDE family transposase.) has protein sequence MFSLNESNRYYLYPYPTDMRKSFYTLSGIVTNQMGKNVRDGDAFIFINANCTCMKILHMEYGGLVIYHMRLEHGHFHLPVINTEEGRIKAIETFWNDLVMMVQGMDGSKVRRYKRSGFHGL, from the coding sequence ATGTTTTCTTTGAATGAATCCAACAGATATTATCTTTACCCGTATCCGACAGACATGCGTAAGAGTTTTTATACGCTTAGCGGCATCGTGACCAACCAGATGGGAAAGAATGTACGGGACGGTGACGCTTTCATTTTTATCAATGCGAATTGTACCTGTATGAAAATCCTCCATATGGAATATGGTGGTCTGGTGATATACCATATGAGGCTGGAACATGGGCACTTCCATCTGCCGGTCATAAATACGGAGGAAGGTCGGATTAAAGCGATTGAAACCTTCTGGAATGACCTTGTGATGATGGTTCAAGGAATGGACGGCAGCAAGGTCAGGCGTTATAAAAGGAGTGGTTTCCATGGGTTGTAG
- the tnpA gene encoding IS66 family insertion sequence element accessory protein TnpA: MSHQWTMEDFESIYSRFKSSGLSVMDFCSNECIRPKRFYEWRSKLLRKGGFIPVKVNSKGQVSLPHKEKSLLSAPPVSPSPIPQPLCEISYPNGVTVRLNSPLSPEVLQTLIFLNSNR; encoded by the coding sequence ATGTCACATCAATGGACCATGGAAGATTTTGAATCTATTTATTCCCGTTTCAAGTCGAGCGGACTGTCAGTTATGGATTTTTGTTCGAATGAATGTATTCGTCCCAAACGTTTCTACGAGTGGCGTTCCAAGCTGTTGCGCAAAGGCGGCTTTATCCCGGTAAAGGTAAACAGTAAGGGCCAGGTCAGTCTTCCCCATAAGGAGAAATCCCTGCTGTCTGCCCCTCCGGTCAGCCCGTCGCCAATTCCCCAGCCGCTATGTGAGATCTCCTATCCCAATGGCGTCACAGTCCGCTTGAACAGCCCTTTGTCACCGGAGGTATTGCAAACCCTGATATTTTTGAATTCAAACCGTTAG